The Montipora capricornis isolate CH-2021 chromosome 1, ASM3666992v2, whole genome shotgun sequence genome contains a region encoding:
- the LOC138044635 gene encoding cuticle collagen 14-like: MLRLTLGIVFLFIASLEARKVTEAYLHHGKIIKITREVDYEPEKVEKRNAFPCVPGCPAMCAPACTPSCCAPPPPPPPPPPPPPPPCPPPCPIPGPPGPPGCMGPPGGPGCLGPPGLPGCMGPMGPMGAPGCPGLPAPPPPPCPPVCIHYCMRICPQQCCTPPPPPLVLPPPPPPPPMPVCAPSCAPTCCPPGKK; this comes from the exons ATGTTAAGATTAACCCTTGGCATCGTTTTCCTCTTTATTGCTTCgctggaagctagaaaag TGACAGAAGCATACCTTCACCATGGAAAAATCATAAAGATAACAAGAGAAGTGGACTATGAGCCAG AGAAAGTGGAGAAGCGTAATGCATTTCCTTGTGTTCCTGGATGTCCGGCGATGTGTGCTCCAGCCTGTACGCCATCATGCTGtgccccacccccacccccacccccaccaccaccaccaccaccaccaccatgcCCTCCACCTTGTCCCATCCCGGGTCCTCCTGGCCCTCCTGGCTGCATGGGACCTCCTGGAGGCCCAGGCTGTCTTGGACCCCCAGGTCTTCCCGGTTGTATGGGACCCATGGGTCCGATGGGAGCCCCAGGATGCCCTGGTCTCCCAGCACCTCCGCCCCCACCTTGCCCGCCCGTGTGTATTCACTACTGTATGAGAATCTGTCCTCAACAGTGTTGTACACCACCCCCTCCACCATTGGTTCTTCCTCCCCCACCACCTCCTCCCCCAATGCCAGTTTGTGCTCCTTCATGTGCTCCCACATGTTGTCCTCCGGGAAAGAAATGA